From a single Fusarium fujikuroi IMI 58289 draft genome, chromosome FFUJ_chr03 genomic region:
- a CDS encoding related to amino-terminal amidase — MRIGCLQFAPQVGDVDNNLNRADSVLSRANPDDLDLLVLPELAFSGYNFKSLQDIAPFLEPSGSGITSLWARTIALKYNCTVTVGYPEKVDVTPKWPTGPEYYNSVIVVNGDGETIANYRKSFLYHTDETWALEGGQGFYEGFIPGLGNTSIGICMDLNPYKFEAPWHAFEFAYHILEVESNLVIVSMAWNTREDPRRFTRMPNEPDMETLTYWVTRLEPLIRAENEDEIIVVFCNRTGYEDEALYAGTSAVIGIQDGEVRVYGLLGRGEKELLVVDTNNSPYAKLVYRPDPRGAGMEAPGRLQLNDETNNPRSNEVRRSSEDSKKDGQTESSLNSVTSPHPSGSTALGHHISSMSQRCTLPKDGSHDSTRRRQAPTITIPPAPGLVMSNSARSPGTDSLNIPTPSAPSPTPMSVRPRLIIPESPPILPHQYPPDHPISAASLRSERSVRSNMSQASNATVQTRPPEDSTPYPNSAAPLSGYPTNTFKLKDHPYNHRFTFASPDDGRTPLSLDGMSPSDAQRFWMPPDSTGPTPLSAGWTPATAVGRKPEPFPWSEITGEIRPLSTGTLQNRSQSNATPKDLRAFSPLSNTSSNRTNETVISESSEASRASRSSRASRETAKSPIKHDTSFARPPSPKSRNASRTGTRERSDSALEDRDISNAITQHLEEISQRAESASRLRSESANGLRAHDWPHLRDRSNTRPRSAIIPPTEDHMIPIAASPSLFRNNNYSADRPPSRGGYQTRGKPLNNLEDVLQCISGERARTAADYDDSVNTTQRAASRGRMPQPKPLATNGAYDSAMPTAERSSSRDSTRNELLHSRTSQHRSRGRQSRTRRTSSGQHGRMPSHDNNLPREFERVESVVCPNCPVHGRNPSASGNRHTESAPPMNYPASRPVTVRPITSSPPVRTDSAPASVSTASAIAERSNNSTNGPTPQLDYTPLITPGPGEKPQDKNHEYVTNEVGEASDSGSFAETLQTISTPGRSPATPSFFNPSTPKAMVFKSEDLEVDPSLINNLNNFDIDSGSLPEADTVQVA, encoded by the exons ACAGGTCCGGAATATTATAACTCTGTTATTGTCGTCAATGGGGATGGCGAGACAATAGCGAACTACCGCAAATCCTTTTTATACCATACAGATGAAACATGGGCACTAGAAGGAGGGCAAGGATTTTACGAAGGCTTTATTCCTGGGCTGGGAAACACCTCAATAGGAATCT GCATGGACTTAAA TCCCTATAAGTTTGAAGCGCCATGGCATGCCTTTGAATTTGCCTATCATATCCTCGAAGTTGAGTCAAATCTCGTCATTGTGTCTATGGCCTGGAATACCAGAGAGGATCCTCGTCGGTTTACCCGCATGCCCAACGAACCTGACATGGAAACACTTACTTATTGGGTTACTCGACTTGAGCCTCTCATTCGCGCCGagaatgaagatgagattATTGTTGTATTCTGTAATCGCACAGGGtatgaggatgaggctcTATATGCCGGTACCAGTGCAGTCATCGGTATCCAGGACGGCGAAGTTAGAGTTTATGGTCTTTTAGGACGCGGGGAGAAAGAGTTGCTGGTCGTCGACACCAATAACTCACCATACGCAAAACTTGTCTATCGCCCGGACCCACGAGGTGCTGGCATGGAGGCACCGGGAAGATTGCAACTAAACGACGAGACCAACAATCCCCGGTCCAATGAGGTCCGGCGTTCCTCAGAGGATTCAAAGAAAGACGGCCAGACAGAAAGTTCCTTGAATAGCGTGACCAGCCCACATCCTTCAGGCTCAACCGCACTAGGGCATCACATCTCCTCCATGTCTCAACGCTGCACTCTTCCAAAAGACGGATCTCATGACTCTACGAGAAGACGACAGGCGCCAACGATTACTATTCCTCCTGCCCCAGGGCTGGTTATGAGCAACTCAGCTCGTTCTCCTGGCACAGATAGTCTCAATATTCCTACACCGTCGGCGCCTAGCCCAACACCCATGTCTGTTCGACCCAGGCTCATAATTCCCGAATCACCTCCCATTCTACCTCACCAGTATCCGCCGGATCATCCCATCAGCGCCGCATCTCTGAGATCAGAAAGATCAGTGCGATCTAACATGTCTCAGGCATCCAATGCCACTGTACAGACACGCCCACCAGAAGATAGTACGCCATACCCTAATAGTGCAGCTCCTCTCAGCGGCTACCCAACGAACACTTTCAAGCTGAAAGATCATCCATATAATCATCGATTTACCTTTGCTTCTCCAGATGATGGAAGAACACCCCTGTCCCTTGATGGAATGTCCCCATCAGATGCTCAGCGGTTTTGGATGCCTCCCGATTCCACTGGCCCAACACCGCTTTCCGCTGGCTGGACACCCGCTACTGCAGTGGGCAGGAAGCCAGAACCATTTCCCTGGTCAGAAATCACCGGCGAAATACGCCCCCTCAGTACTGGAACATTACAAAACCGCAGCCAGAGCAATGCGACTCCAAAGGATCTGAGAGCATTCAGTCCCCTGTCGAATACTTCGTCGAACAGAACCAATGAAACAGTTATATCCGAATCATCTGAGGCATCTAGAGCTTCTAGATCGTCACGGGCATCTAGAGAGACAGCAAAATCACCGATAAAGCATGATACCAGTTTTGCCAGACCACCATCCCCAAAGTCCCGAAACGCAAGCCGTACAGGAACAAGGGAAAGATCCGATTCAGCACTTGAAGATCGTGATATCAGCAATGCTATTACACAGCATCTTGAGGAAATCTCTCAGCGTGCCGAGTCTGCCAGCAGATTAAGATCCGAGTCTGCAAACGGCTTGCGTGCTCACGACTGGCCTCATCTGAGAGATCGCAGCAACACTCGCCCTAGGTCTGCCATCATTCCACCGACAGAAGATCATATGATACCAATAGCTGCAAGCCCGAGTCTATTCAGGAACAACAACTACAGCGCGGATCGACCGCCTTCACGAGGAGGCTACCAAACCCGCGGGAAGCCATTGAATAACCTCGAGGATGTTCTTCAATGCATCAGCGGCGAGCGGGCAAGAACAGCGGCTGATTATGATGATTCGGTCAATACGACTCAACGCGCAGCAAGCCGTGGTCGAATGCCACAGCCCAAGCCTCTGGCAACAAATGGAGCTTATGATTCGGCGATGCCAACCGCGGAACGTTCCTCATCTCGTGACTCGACTCGCAACGAGCTACTGCATAGCAGAACGAGCCAGCATCGGTCACGAGGACGACAATCTCGAACAAGGAGAACCTCGTCAGGCCAGCATGGTCGTATGCCATCCCACGATAACAATCTCCCACGTGAGTTTGAGCGAGTAGAATCCGTTGTTTGTCCCAATTGCCCTGTTCATGGACGAAATCCTTCTGCAAGTGGGAACCGCCACACTGAAAGCGCACCTCCAATGAACTATCCTGCTTCCAGACCTGTTACTGTCAGGCCAATAACCTCATCGCCACCAGTCAGAACTGACTCCGCTCCCGCATCTGTATCTACTGCGAGTGCCATCGCCGAACGAAGCAATAATTCGACCAACGGGCCAACTCCACAACTAGATTACACCCCTTTGATCACCCCCGGACCCGGCGAAAAACCACAGGACAAAAATCACGAATATGTAACCAATGAAGTTGGAGAGGCTAGCGACTCGGGGTCATTTGCGGAGACGTTGCAAACTATTTCGACTCCAGGACGGTCTCCCGCCACACCTTCGTTTTTTAATCCCAGCACTCCCAAAGCTATGGTTTTCAAAAGTGAGGATTTGGAAGTTGACCCATCACTCATCAATaatctcaacaactttgACATAGATTCAGGTTCTTTGCCTGAAGCAGACACTGTCCAAGTGGCATAA
- a CDS encoding related to endo-arabinase: protein MSASSSPCGLIIFFILSISLFDTVSALPTNTSSPVLRPFILPPPKQHLSRRHKGRGRSFSPRLDINFPDPCLVQDQDDHWVSFATSGGGYHIQVAVADDLMGEWTHLQQDALPGAGWTSGRNYWAPDVRKLEDDSYIMYFSGELPEGGHCIGVARSHNSTGPYTMDPEPFACPRDEGGAIDPAGFFDESTKKRYVVYKVDGNALNDGSGTPIRLQEVSTKDGSTPIGKPVDILDRIVSEDGPLVEAPSLVRTEQGKYLLFFSSHIYTGDAYDLKYAISDRVEGPYRRGKAPFLKTPTLGLKGPGGGTSSENGQFMVFHAWCGKGKRCMYAIGYGLEYD from the coding sequence ATGTCCGCTTCATCGAGTCCCTGTGGGCtaatcatcttcttcattctctcAATCTCTCTTTTCGACACTGTATCAGCCCTACCAACGAACACATCGTCTCCTGTTCTTCGACCATTCATATTGCCACCACCAAAGCAGCACTTGAGTCGAAGACATAAAGGTCGCGGAAGGTCTTTCTCCCCACGACTAGATATCAACTTCCCCGACCCATGCCTtgttcaagaccaagacgacCACTGGGTGTCTTTTGCAACAAGCGGTGGTGGCTACCACATCCAGGTCGCTGTGGCAGATGATCTCATGGGCGAGTGGACTCATCTCCAGCAAGATGCCCTCCCTGGAGCTGGATGGACGAGTGGCAGAAATTATTGGGCCCCTGACGTGCGGAAGCTGGAGGATGACTCGTACATAATGTACTTTTCTGGAGAACTTCCAGAAGGTGGACATTGCATTGGAGTTGCACGATCCCACAACAGCACCGGTCCATATACAATGGATCCTGAACCATTCGCCTGCCCACGTGACGAAGGCGGCGCAATCGACCCGGCGGGTTTCTTTGACGAGTCCACAAAGAAACGATATGTCGTCTATAAAGTCGACGGCAACGCTCTCAACGACGGCTCGGGAACTCCCATCCGACTCCAAGAGGTCTCGACAAAGGACGGCTCCACACCGATCGGCAAACCTGTGGACATCCTGGACCGGATCGTCTCCGAGGATGGGCCCCTGGTTGAGGCTCCGAGTCTGGTACGGACAGAACAGGGCAAGTatctgctcttcttcagtaGCCACATTTACACAGGCGATGCCTATGATCTCAAATATGCCATAAGTGACCGGGTCGAGGGCCCTTACAGGCGGGGGAAAGCTCCATTTCTCAAGACACCAACTCTAGGCCTGAAAGGTCCTGGTGGAGGCACAAGTTCGGAAAATGGACAGTTCATGGTGTTCCATGCGTGGTGCGGCAAGGGCAAGAGATGCATGTATGCCATTGGATATGGCCTTGAATACGACTAG
- a CDS encoding related to leucine permease transcriptional regulator SAC3 — translation MSATLVASSNQMFSTFGQPTRSPSPAFNPFATNSENKGSAFGIDSTGDSSKTKRTKRSSAFGDQSDNEAKRKANKQFKNKDANLSDGGGRNKNRKSDEKKKNTDPKKNLSNTATFSRKQAGQNTRSNGSTPFAATRIESRPTSSSSANSDDEPIPDTYHSDDPQAKRVYEQLRKDGIHPPQWPSQPGNPKNKAEVTKFREKYETYRNKARASLTKAGLIDDPDKRKTLQDAIDFKGICEDMCPEYEKITRINEMDVHQPEKNPKTTYANTRRMVKKLARSAAGQEAPLPMDVRSVPALKRTLDYLIDDLLRDDGNLPVLHGFLWDRTRAIRRDFTFFSSLTPDEMKIQVYVLENIARFHVTALHLLTRDGKTPEDFVEQQELEQLGKALLSLRDAYDDCNDQGIRCENEPEFRAYYLIFHAYDSNIIETLQRQWKPALWKDSNEVRTAVLLVEALQNTQDFHGPLKDAPSLAASAAYQSYFRIVEDPKVSYTMACFAECHFPRLRRAILAAINRGLARPRETSKDVTAAVLNKFLRFDTIEQAVEFAELHNIEFGQCDEDPSDASRQYAKLDSRGSLPHLRLQHQFSYSLVEKKRGSKSLPELIHQTTYQSANPSKAAVNGSSQESLFVPETKPTPNKTTIPTGPKATTPNPFASFGKPSEPGGDNKPINGNSGTTINGTASISASGSQQTPFQKPPFVSGLASTAKPPAVNPFAHTTSALTPSSAGNVSHLPAPTPEQPPRSGNGNRPVLNPFASSFKPPTTSAEQAQSSPFGQGSAYSEKEATSGTTFTSLPAPTAVASTENTSSKVIVADKPQLHAPTITSTQPAKQPSINIFPPTPQLSSSPFTTVTQPQKSSTPSDSSATSQATIPPAALNLGKTTTLTGEQGKPATSFFDTQPPTTSTPQFSFPSVGTSSLSHPASNGGGSQLPTTPTAAQIAKEPIRPPEPPSPPRDLLGDFTRWFVTGDDGLMDEFQAFMLDNILQGVYREYVKEEEARRQKEEEEQALAEAQKFRIYSLSVRYFYRWKEIARDRRLSQLRRSGREQMRAYYEAQRVAQAKAQREAARQAAREQAEIAELNRPEELKGLLKHKKPSKRRQAAEEDALLASGVLSGINNEQEAVARIVRRAPSATSSISSKQSSSSLARSGSKTRALRQQFGDQSATFRRSLPPVVSRNAESPEPSNRVSRVSERWRLKAMGIVQMPDGTALPERLANEMQYGKKQSTGSMGPPSSGFKRRASISGLGHSEERHRLSGSHGTVDTTESDSSATNKRKRATDDDGELAQDDQTKISSHKRVMSDAQTLIDELRAMREEMEEGATWFKDQNDRMQSELISRGSTPWDQDI, via the exons ATGAGTGCGACGCTTGTTGCATCATCAAATCAGATGTTTTCGACTTTCGGCCAGCCAACGCGGAGTCCGTCTCCAGCGTTCAATCCTTTTGCGACGAACTCTGAGAACAAAGGCAGCGCATTCGGAATTGATAGTACAGGCGACTCGTCAAAGACGAAGCGGACCAAGCGATCATCAGCATTTGGCGATCAGAGCGACAATGAAGCAAAGCGCAAGGCCAATAAACAGTTCAAAAACAAGGATGCCAATCTGAGTGACGGAGGTGGCAGGAACAAGAACCGGAAGAGCgacgaaaagaagaagaacactGATCCAAAGAAAAACCTTTCCAATACTGCCACCTTCTCCAGGAAACAAGCAGGACAAAACACGCGGAGCAATGGATCAACTCCTTTTGCGGCGACGCGTATCGAGTCGCGACCAACTTCGTCATCAAGCGCCAACTCCGACGATGAGCCTATCCCCGATACCTATCATTCCGACGATCCGCAAGCGAAAAGAGTATACGAGCAACTGCGTAAAGATGGCATTCACCCTCCCCAGTGGCCTTCACAACCTGGGAatcccaagaacaaggctgaAGTGACAAAGTTCCGCGAGAAATACGAAACCTATCGCAATAAGGCGCGCGCATCTCTGACGAAGGCCGGACTGATCGATGACCCAGATAAGCGCAAAACTCTTCAGGATGCTATTGACTTCAAAGGCATCTGCGAGGATATGTGCCCTGAGTACGAGAAGATCACTCGAATTAATGAAATGGACGTTCATCAGCCCGAAAAGAATCCCAAGACTACATACGCGAATACACGTCgcatggtcaagaagctcgctCGCTCCGCCGCTGGTCAAGAAGCGCCGTTGCCCATGGACGTTCGATCCGTGCCGGCCCTCAAAAGGACATTGGACTATTTAATTGACGACCTCTTACGTGACGACGGCAACCTACCAGTCTTGCATGGGTTTTTATGGGACAGAACACGCGCGATCCGCAGAGATTTCACTTTTTTCTCGTCACTCACCCCCGACGAAATGAAGATTCAGGTCTATGTTTTGGAGAACATCGCGCGATTCCATGTTACGGCACTTCACCTTCTCACTCGAGACGGCAAAACACCCGAGGACTTCGTAGAGCAGCAGGAATTAGAACAGCTTGGGAAAGCCCTCTTGTCTCTCCGCGACGCTTACGATGATTGCAACGATCAGGGCATAAGATGTGAGAACGAGCCGGAATTCCGGGCATACTACCTCATCTTCCATGCCTACGATTCAAACATTATAGAAACGTTGCAGCGCCAATGGAAACCAGCTCTTTGGAAGGACTCCAATGAGGTTCGTACGGCCGTCCTACTCGTTGAGGCTCTTCAAAATACCCAAGACTTTCACGGACCTCTGAAAGATGCGCCGTCATTAGCCGCATCAGCGGCATATCAATCATATTTCAGAATAGTTGAGGATCCCAAGGTTTCATACACAATGGCCTGCTTCGCAGAATGCCACTTTCCCAGGCTTCGTCGCGCTATCTTGGCCGCCATCAATAGAGGTCTCGCTCGGCCTAGGGAGACGTCCAAGGACGTTACTGCTGCTGTTTTGAACAAGTTTCTTCGTTTCGATACCATCGAGCAAGCTGTTGAATTTGCGGAGCTTCACAATATCGAATTTGGCCAATGCGATGAGGACCCATCCGATGCCAGTCGTCAATACGCGAAACTAGACAGTCGTGGTTCTTTACCTCACCTTCgccttcaacaccaattCTCTTACTCTCTTGTGGAAAAGAAACGTGGCTCAAAATCACTACCAGAGCTGATACATCAAACAACTTATCAAAGCGCAAATCCTTCCAAGGCTGCAGTTAACGGTTCATCCCAAGAAAGCCTTTTTGTTCCAGAAACAAAACCTACTcccaacaaaacaacaatcCCCACTGGACCCAAAGCTACAACGCCAAACCCATTTGCATCATTTGGCAAGCCTAGTGAACCTGGAGGGGACAATAAGCCCATCAATGGCAACTCAG GGACTACAATCAACGGAACGGCCTCGATTAGTGCTTCTGGTTCACAACAAACACCATTCCAGAAACCCCCATTCGTATCTGGCTTGGCTTCGACAGCCAAGCCGCCTGCGGTCAACCCCTTCGCACACACAACATCTGCACTTACGCCATCCTCCGCCGGCAATGTTTCTCATCTGCCAGCACCTACCCCCGAGCAGCCACCTCGATCTGGAAATGGAAACAGGCCAGTACTGAACCCGTTTGCCTCTTCTTTCAAGCCACCAACCACTTCTGCTGAGCAGGCACAGAGCAGTCCATTCGGTCAGGGTTCTGCCTACAGTGAGAAAGAGGCGACATCAGGAACGACCTTCACCTCACTGCCAGCCCCTACGGCGGTCGCCTCGACAGAGAACACTTCTAGCAAAGTTATAGTAGCGGACAAGCCACAGCTCCATGCTCCCACCATCACTTCAACACAACCCGCGAAGCAACCTAGCATCAACATATTTCCACCAACGCCTCAACTGTCCTCAAGTCCCTTTACTACCGTAACACAACCTCAAAAATCATCTACACCGAGCGACAGCAGTGCCACATCACAAGCGACGATCCCCCCAGCAGCTTTGAACCTGGGCAAAACAACTACGTTAACTGGAGAACAAGGCAAGCCAGCAACGAGCTTTTTTGACACACAACCCCCAACCACATCAACGCCTCAATTCTCGTTCCCTTCGGTTGGAACCTCATCTTTGTCCCATCCTGCATCAAATGGTGGTGGCTCCCAACTCCCAACAACCCCAACAGCTGCACAAATAGCAAAGGAGCCCATCCGCCCTCCTGAACCACCATCGCCACCTCGTGACCTCTTGGGTGATTTTACCAGATGGTTCGTAACTGGCGATGACGGACTCATGGACGAATTTCAAGCATTTATGTTGGATAATATACTACAAGGCGTGTATCGAGAATAcgtcaaggaagaagaagccaggagacaaaaggaggaagaagagcaagcacTGGCAGAAGCACAAAAGTTTCGCATCTACAGCTTATCAGTCAGGTACTTCTATCGCTGGAAAGAGATTGCGCGTGATCGCCGCTTGAGCCAGCTTCGTCGTAGCGGTCGAGAGCAGATGAGAGCCTACTATGAAGCACAGCGTGTAGCGCAAGCCAAGGCTCAACGAGAAGCTGCTCGCCAAGCTGCCCGAGAGCAGGCTGAAATCGCCGAGTTGAATCGACCAGAGGAGCTGAAGGGTCTACTTAAACACAAGAAGCCAAGTAAACGTCGTCAAGCAGCAGAAGAGGACGCACTGCTTGCTTCCGGTGTTCTATCTGGAATCAACAACGAGCAGGAAGCTGTGGCCAGGATTGTGCGTAGAGCGCCATCCGCCACCAGCTCCATTTCCAGCAAACAATCGAGCTCATCTCTCGCAAGAAGTGGTTCAAAGACCAGAGCTCTTCGGCAACAGTTTGGTGATCAATCGGCCACTTTCAGACGCTCGCTGCCTCCTGTTGTTTCTCGAAATGCCGAAAGTCCAGAGCCCAGTAATCGTGTCAGCAGAGTATCCGAACGCTGGCGACTCAAGGCTATGGGGATTGTGCAGATGCCTGATGGAACTGCTCTCCCTGAAAGGCTGGCGAACGAGATGCAGTATGGCAAGAAGCAGTCAACGGGCAGTATGGGCCCGCCTAGCAGTGGTTTCAAGCGCCGGGCCTCTATAAGTGGCCTTGGTCATTCTGAGGAACGCCATCGATTATCTGGGTCGCACGGCACCGTCGATACCACCGAATCTGATAGTTCTGCGACAAACAAGAGAAAGCGAGCCACTGACGACGATGGTGAGCTAGCTCAGGATGACCAGACCAAAATCAGCTCGCATAAACGAGTCATGAGCGATGCGCAAACCCTAATCGACGAACTCCGTGCTATGAgggaagagatggaagagggAGCGACTTGGTTCAAAGACCAGAACGATAGAATGCAGAGTGAACTGATCAGCAGAGGCTCGACACCCTGGGATCAAGATATATGA
- a CDS encoding probable centromere/microtubule binding protein cbf5 has translation MSKEVAVVKKTTTEEEEYTIKPQATTPSLDTSQWPLLLKNYDKLLVRTGHFTPIPNGCSPLKRDLKQYISSGVINLDKPSNPSSHEVVAWVKRILRCEKTGHSGTLDPKVTGCLIVCIDRATRLVKSQQGAGKEYVAVIRLHDKLPGGQAQFARALETLTGALFQRPPLISAVKRQLRIRTIHESKLIEFDNDRHLGVFWVSCEAGTYIRTLCVHLGLLLGVGGHMQELRRVRSGAMDESKGLVTLHDVLDAQWQMDNTRDESYLRKVISPLETLLTSYKRLVVKDSAVNAVCYGAKLMLPGLLRYESAIEHHEEVVLMTTKGEAIALGIAQMSTVEMSTCDHGVVAKVKRCIMERDLYPRRWGLGPVALEKKKLKADGKLDKYGRPNDATPAKWSSEYKDFSTSDASAAAAAAAPAKASEAEDTPMEEAVTPSSPAADDSKDKKRKKHDGETAEEKAERKRRKAEKKAAKAAKKAAKGEAMDSDSD, from the exons ATGTCCAAGGAGGTCGCGGTCGTCAAGAAGACGACaacagaggaggaggagtacACTATCAAGCCCCAGGCGACCACTCCTTCTCTCGACACCAGCCAGTGGCCTCTGCTGCTCAAGAACTACGACAAGC TTCTTGTCCGAACAGGCCACTTCACTCCTATCCCCAATGGCTGCTCTCCCCTGAAGCGCGATCTTAAGCAATACATCAGCTCTGGTgtcatcaacctcgataAGCCCTCTAACCCTTCTTCGCACGAGGTCGTCGCTTGGGTCAAGCGCATTCTACG ATGCGAAAAGACTGGACACAGTGGTACCCTCGATCCCAAGGTCACTGGTTGCTTGATCGTTTGCATTGATCGTGCCACTCGTCTTGTCAAGTCCCAGCAGGGTGCCGGAAAGGAGTATGTGGCTGTCATCCGCCTTCACGACAAGCTGCCCGGTGGCCAGGCCCAGTTCGCCCGCGCCCTCGAGACTCTTACCGGTGCGCTCTTCCAGCGACCCCCTTTGATCTCTGCCGTCAAGCGTCAGCTCCGTATCCGAACCATTCACGAGAGCAAGCTTATCGAGTTCGACAACGACCGACACCTCGGTGTCTTCTGGGTCAGCTGCGAGGCCGGTACTTATATCCGAACCCTCTGTGTCCACTTGGgtctccttcttggtgtcGGTGGCCACATGCAGGAGCTTCGACGTGTCCGCAGTGGTGCCATGGATGAGTCCAAGGGCCTGGTCACTCTCCACGATGTTCTCGACGCCCAGTGGCAAATGGATAACACCCGCGACGAGTCTTACCTTCGCAAGGTTATCTCTCCTCTTGAGACCCTCCTGACTTCTTACAAGCGACTTGTTGTCAAGGACAGTGCTGTTAACGCTGTCTGCTATGGTGCCAAGCTCATGCTTCCCGGTCTTCTTCGATACG AGTCTGCCATTGAGCATCACGAGGAGGTCGTTCTTATGACCACCAAGGGTGAAGCCATTGCTCTAGGTATCGCTCAGATGTCCACTGTCGAGATGTCCACCTGCGATCACGGTGTCGTTGCCAAGGTCAAGCGCTGCATCATGGAGCGCGACCTCTATCCCCGCCGCTGGGGTCTTGGCCCTgttgctcttgagaagaagaagctcaaggctgacGGCAAACTCGACAAGTACGGCCGTCCCAACGATGCCACTCCTGCCAAGTGGAGCTCCGAATACAAGGATTTCAGCACCAGCGATGCCtctgctgccgccgccgctgCCGCTCCTGCCAAGGCctctgaggctgaggatacTCCCATGGAGGAGGCTGTCACTCCCTCTTCCCCTGCTGCTGATGACAGTAAGgacaagaagcgcaagaagcACGATGGCGAAACCGCTGAAGAGAAGGCTGAGCGCAAACGAAGAAAGGCAGAGAAAAAGGCGGCCAAGGCTGCTaagaaggctgccaagggcGAGGCTATggacagcgacagcgactAA
- a CDS encoding related to exo-alpha-sialidase / neuraminidase, producing MFFFSIVPFFLFWMPVSALQVTPNSPCSQFCLDQSDPNSYETRGNEIVCDDDDFKRKTAGQKFQRCLACLQDSAFKQGDESDQDWFLYNMRYSFDYCIFGYPNATGISSGPCITSEACGPIENALKKGITEPNDREQYDYCDTDDKAMLGDAVDKCQACVKADSSQTIISNFLVALNAGCQQRPKPGTPIGLNDTVFSEGSISIVDPSASVAPGDNHDLPNTSIAAIAVGAAAFLLISAGCIFMQHRKRKRHSVRNRRSSLSFRCQTHVTPRTPGFHDLPPYMDEERNLSKTALWNPRSAVRNLNDTHKLGIVTTAIPHPLPTKAPLHTPYREDASPVESVSSCTNAALLSHSAGPQCSTPGITSPLFSPGFSITTPRSATFPRECHDSNNPWVQQPSNGSGKGFLRKKQSRDSQAPSETRNIRIVFDPPPKKARRS from the exons atgttcttcttctctatTGTCcctttctttttgttctgGATGCCGGTCTCGGCTCTACAAGTCACACCCAACTCTCCCTGTTCCCAGTTCTGCCTTGACCAGTCAGATCCCAATTCCTACGAAACCCGTGGCAACGAGATCGTctgcgatgacgatgacttcaAGAGGAAGACAGCAGGCCAGAAGTTCCAAAGATGTCTGGCTTGTTTGCAGGACAGTGCTTTCAAACAGGGCGACGAAAGTGACCAAGATTGGTTCTTGT ACAATATGCGTTACTCTTTCGACTACTGTATCTTTGGCTACCCAAATGCAACCGGCATCAGTTCCGGCCCCTGTATCACATCTGAAGCTTGTGGCCCTATTGAGAATGCTCTGAAGAAGGGCATCACCGAACCCAACGATAGAGAACAGTATGATTACTGTGACACTGATGACAAAGCCATGCTCGGCGACGCAGTTGATAAATGCCAGGCATGTGTCAAGGCAGATAGCTCGCAGACAATCATATCGAATT TCCTTGTTGCCCTCAATGCTGGATGCCAACAGCGTCCCAAACCAGGAACCCCTATAGGACTCAATGACACTGTTTTCAGCGAGGGGAGCATCTCGATTGTAGATCCCTCTGCCTCAGTTGCACCAGGAGATAACCATGACCTTCCCAACACCTCAATTGCTGCCATCGCTGTTGGTGCCGCCGCTTTCCTTCTCATTTCTGCAGGCTGTATCTTCATGCAACATCGGAAACGCAAAAGGCATTCTGTACGCAACAGACGCTCTTCTCTCTCGTTCCGTTGCCAGACACATGTTACACCAAGGACTCCCGGCTTCCACGACCTCCCCCCTTATATGGATGAAGAACGAAACCTGTCAAAGACTGCACTTTGGAACCCACGTAGTGCAGTGAGAAATCTGAACGATACCCACAAACTCGGCATTGTCACTACCGCTATCCCGCACCCGCTTCCGACAAAAGCTCCTCTACACACACCCTATCGCGAGGATGCGTCTCCAGTAGAGAGCGTATCAAGCTGTACAAACGCTGCCCTGTTGTCACACTCAGCTGGGCCACAATGTAGTACACCGGGGATCACATCCCCGCTGTTTAGCCCCGGTTTCTCTATCACAACGCCCCGTTCAGCTACATTCCCACGTGAATGCCACGATAGCAACAATCCTTGGGTGCAACAACCAAGTAATGGCTCGGGCAAAGGCTTTCTGAGGAAAAAGCAGTCCAGAGATTCACAGGCTCCCAGTGAAACACGGAATATTCGGATTGTCTTTGATCCACCACCCAAAAAGGCCAGACGATCGTGA